In the genome of Sardina pilchardus chromosome 14, fSarPil1.1, whole genome shotgun sequence, the window ctgtgtctgtctctgatgGGTGTTGCCCGTCGGTGACGATAGCCGGTGAGCTGGACCTTGGGCAGATGTTTAGGTGGCGAGTGTGACTTTTTGACCTTTTCCCTGACCGTGCTGACCTCTCGAGCTGGCGGAGAGGGGCCGGCCGTCTGGTGGCTGGGCGAGTACAGACATCTGAGACGGGGGACAGACGGACAGGAGGGGAGACATTTACATCGGTAGTCTGGTTTCAGTTAAAAGGCTGAAGGCCACCAGACCACCTCTGAGTAAAAAAACATGACAGTTATAACAGCATGCCAGAGGAGAAGCTATTTCAGTGGAAGTACTGTGAATATAAACCATTTGCAAATAATGTTTAAGCTTTTGGTCAAACCTTTGCCTGTCATCCATTAAGGTATATTAATGTGCATAACCAATTTAAACAATGTACTGGTTGATGTTAATATGTATCAGTTGATAtccatgattttattttatcatttcattagtatacattttgtttgtaATATATTTTGTCAATAAATCTGTTGTCAGTGTTAATTTATCCAAAATATTAGCCAAACCAGAGATGTGTATTCTTAGCTTAAAATACACCCCCTtcccacactcatacacacacgcacacacactaaagctgctACCACATCAGCATTTTAGCACTCATAATATTAGCACTCACTTATAATACTCCAAGATGTTTACCCTCCTTACATATGTGGAGGTGCAACAATAAGTGAATCTTGAACCTTGTAGTGCAACTctacctctgtgtgtgctgatacTCGTCTCGTGCAGTCCTTTTGGTGACTGGCTGGCACTCACAGCGCCCCCTGGAGGTGATGGCCGTCACCGTGCAGGTGTAGGCCGTGTTGGCGGCCAGCCTGCGGGCCGTGTGCACGCGCTCCGTGCCCAGGTAGGCCACGCCGCCGTTCATCCTCAGCTCGTAGTTGAACAGCCGGCCCAGGGGCGCCAGCGGAGCTCCCCAGCTCACCTGCAGCTCGTGCCGGCCGAGCACCACCACGGTCAGAGCCGAGGGAGCGTGGTCCTGGGCGTCAGCGGTGCAGGCCGCCACCTCCGCAAAGGGGCCGGTGGCGTCCCCTGgccccagtgcacacacacgcagccggTACTGCGTGGAGGGAGAGAGCCCACTCACTATCACCCTGATGGAGAAAGAACGACATGGCTGTCAAGACTGAGGGGGAAAACAGAAGGAGAAGAGGCTGCAGCAGAGGAGGGTTCATATTGTGTGCTGTATTCAGGATCCACAGTCACAACTCAACTGTTGTATGATGGCCTCTGACAGCACCAGACAGTCTTACTAATAAAAAGCTCATTCACGAAAACACTCTCCTGTACTTCCGTGCTTTGTGGCAATTTTTTCCACACTAGCATGATTAGAATGTACAGTAAATTCACAAAAATATTCAAGCAGTTCATAAAggtggatgtgctgtgtagTTCAGTCACGTTATACAGTACAATCTACTTGCCTAtttgcacacattttttttagtgCTATGAATAGATACTATACATAAATACTAGAAATgctatgaataaataaatactatacatacatactataTAAAAAACGGAATGAATATATAAAATGAATAGAAACGTGTTATATTGCACAAAAGAGAGTGAAGAGTCCATCTATGGTGCTTCCATGATTGCTGAAGCTCACCCAGGCTCGGTGGTGGTGTCCACCAGTGTGTCCCCGCGGTAGACGTGATACCCCTTTAGCCTCTGCTCCCCTTCAGGGGCCACCCAGCTCAGCCGCACCTGTGACGCCGTGCAGCCAATCACGCGCAGCTCCCGCGGAGGACCCGGCCTGAGTCTGGCCCTGTCGGACTCGGCGACCACCGGCTCGCTGAGAGGACTGACATCCCCATCAGAGGTGGAGTGACTGAGCCTCAGTGAGAGTGTGGGCCGGTCCGCTCGGAGGAGGGTTGAGGGTGGGATGGTGGTGTTACACAGAGGGCCATGGTAGAGCACTGTGTCTTTATCCTGGAGActgggagatagatagatagatcgatagatagatagatagatagatcgatagatagatagatagatagattagatagatagatactttattgatccccaaggggaaattcaaggaaagTGAGGAGTGAATACAGAGAGCTTTTTTCTAACTACATATCAGTCTGACACCCCGGCTACACCAGGTGCACAACTGAAGCGATCCGTTCGCCCTTCACAGAGTGTAAAATAGTTTTACAAGACTGATTTTTTACGCGCTGTCCAACGATTACAGTGGTAGCTAATTGTTGCAACACGATTTACAAATGCACTACCcttcaaggttggattttttaAAGATTCTTTATACCTCTTAATAATCGTTTACCAGAGGTGCAATTAAATGTTGTTATAACATACACTCCACCCTtgggtatactgtatatcacacaaataaagtcaaagtcaaaataCATAAAATGAAATAGAATTCCGAATTTATCCAATTTATCCTCTCACCAGTACGTGACTTCCAGGCCGCTCTCTGGAGTGCACTTCTCCCAGGACACCCTGCACCCACCCTGCTGCAGCAGGCAGACAGTGACGGGAACGGGCTTGGGGAGGCGCTGCAGCTTCCTCAGACAGGCATTCACCTCCTCCTGGAGCTCAGGCcccgaggagggagagagggacagggcctgacacacacacacacacacacacacacacacacatatataatatGTACATGCACAGCGATGAAGTCTAAGCAACACACCGCAGCTTGTATTTCGGTTAAGAACCAAACCATCTTtggttcaaatctacacacctatcaCTACTGAAAAAGTAGGTTCAttcatcaaatgttattttgaagtatcAAAACGCTCTACATATGTCATCTGGTATAGGTTAATAGATACGACTGGCTAACCAATGATcttatgcacagatgcatttgaaaGACATGACATCCATAGTGCCCAATAAACAGATCTGGGCATTCGTAAACCATGcctcaaatatgagaaaattaaCATTTGGTACCCACACCACATCTCATTGAGATGGATACATTTACTTTACATTTTTAACAGAACCAGGATGTCTTAAAGCCAGCCAAAACTGTGCGAACTGTTCATCGTTACATAACAATGACGTAAAATACACCTGTTGCATAGATGCAAGTACGGCAGCAACagctcacaacacaacacaacatagtCTTGTTATCAGTGGTATCTTGATGGACAATCTCTGGTgataaaaaaacagtaaaaaatgGAGAACAAGAGAACCTGTAGGTGCTTCTCCAGCATAAGCCGTGGCTAAAAGTTGGGGAATTACAGTAACTGTAAAATATGGAGAACAAGAGAACCTGTAGGTGCTTCTCCAGTAGACcgtgttctctcactctcagcaCTCCCAGGGGTCGAGAGACGAGCACTTTGGCTGTCCTGAATGAATATGAACGAGAAAGAGGGATGATGAAGACTCATTTAGGGACCATCtttaacacaaaaaaaacaacagaatacTGCTTCAGACGTGAATTTACAAAAATACAGCTTCAACACTATGGTTGCTCTGAACTTAAAAGTCAAAACCTAAAGTAATATTTCTACGTATTGTTTTATACCCTAATACCACGTGTCGTATTAATCAAGCATGCACACTTTCATTTGCTTGTCCCATATGTATTTTCAAAAATTGGAGTTGGAGCTGGGATTTGTGTCCCAACACATGATCAAAaattgtgtttatatgtgaTGGTAGAAAGCTACCATGGTGACGCCCGAGCAATGCGCAAGTCACTTACAAAGCAGCAAACCAAGCGCTGTCGTGCTCCGGTCTCTGCAACAGCTGCAGGAGGCCGTCCAGCAGCGCGGGAAAGGAAGGGCTGTCCAGCACCAGGGCATGCCCGTCTTCCTCCGTTGCCAGGCAACTGAGTGCAAAGCAGGCCGTCTGCCCCGCCTCTGGGCCCGCCCCTGAGCACAATAGCGCCTGCAGACTGCTGAGCTGGAGGGATCAGATGAAAAGGGGGCCTCATCGTCCACTTCAACTGGCCCAAGCCCACAGCTCCAAAAAACAACAGGGAGTTTGGAGGAGTTTTGCTAGTTCAGGTATGGGAATGACACTCCTTCAAACTGACACGACTCTGCAAGTATTTCAAGTCTATATCTCCAGTTAGGTTAGTTAGACAGGTTTTTTGAGTGGTGTGGACTGCAACTGATCTGTTTAAATACTGAAATCACACACCACTCCTTCTGTTTGGGCAGTGAGATGTAGTAATGTTCTGACCAAAATAACCTAACAGACATATACTTATATACTATCTATGAAGTCCATTTGATGAATTCATAACAAACATATTTGGCTACTTCTTTGTGCAACACAAAACTAAACTAGACAGCCCCTTGTGTGAAGACTTAAACTATTCCTGAAAATGCCTGTGAGCCAGACGGCCCCTGCTGGCAGTGACACAGCTGGCAGATACACCTCCTACAGACCTCATCCTGCTCCTCAACAGACCAATGGGAGGGGAACTGTGCTATGCACTGAAGGTGTCGCTGGACACATCTTCATGACGTTGGaaaacaccagagagagagtcagcctCTACGTATTAAAACTATGTCCCTCAGACTAATTGAACACATACTCCTAGGAGAATATTAAAATACTTGGATTCTTGTCTTGTTAAGGATCCTTCTATTTTAGCAATGCAATATCCATTGAAAATACAGTAATGagcagagatacagtatgtgccaaaCATCGCTAATTTGTCTATTTCTGTACATTTTGATAGATTTAACTCAGTCTTGCTTCACCTTTTTCCCATTCACTAATCCAAGCTTGGAAAACTATCATGGACAGACACTAACGGCTATTGCACCTGTGACAACCTGGCCAATGTCACATATGTTCCTAATAATCTTTCACCTCAGGTGTCTTTGagatagtgtgagtgtgagcatctGTCTCACCAGCTGATGTTCTCTGGCCTGTGCCAAGATAAGAGTCCTGCCCTGCTCACTGCCACACAAGCGGCCCACTGCAAAGGCTGCATTCATGGCTGTGTCTGCAATTCATCAGTCAGATAGAATGCACAACAGAGAGGATATGTTAAAGTTGTTGCTGAAGCAAGTTATCGCTTTGTTCACCACTGTGTTTCTTTACTCAACTAAATTGTATGATATCCccgactctctgtctctctcacacgcacatgtaTACGAGCGCAtgtgctcatgcacacacagacacagacgcagacgcagacacagacacagacacagacacagacacagacacagacacagacacagacacagacacagacacgcacgcacacactgtttAGCAAAGTATTTACAAAGTATTCAGTGAACCAACAAATTAAAACCCAGAAGTTTCAATGCAGACACTTATAAAATTACAATACTTTTTTCATCATGAGTTGGGGTATCACAAAACAGACATTGCATTGTTCATTgtaaacacactcacctgtgtcgCTGTGTGCCAGGCACTGCGCCAGTCGACCCAGGGTCCTGGTGGCCGAGGGCTGGCTCAACAGGCTCCGGCAGGCCTCCTCGCACAGGGACAGCTGGGCGAGAATCAGAGCAGCCGAGTTGACCATGCCCTCCCTGGCGTGGCCCAGCAGGTGAGACAGGCTCTCCAGGACCTGGCCCAACACCTCCGGCTGGGCCAGTAGCCACTGACGGCCCTCGGAGCTCTCCACCTGGTAGACAGGCATCATCCgaacacacagagggagagaggagataagAAAAGGGGGTCGTAGTCACATTCTAAAAAATAATAGGTAAGCCTCACAACTCTAGAaccttaagtagggttcagaccaaagattcgcgacgagacgagacgttccaaaaccttgcaactgcgactaaacatgCTGAATGCTccgcgacggcttgcaactatgtgcgacatttaattcacactgctGTAACTCGGTCTTGtagcgtcgggaatctttggtgtgaattgggctttggGATAAGTCAGCCACTACTGAGGGAAAGCTTCTTTTCACTTTACAGAGATCTCTCATGCATGCATTTAAGTAGACATTCAGtgatatatatgaatatattttatttacattACCAAAGAGGCTATGGCCCCTGCAGAATTCATGACAATGTCTGGATCATCTTTGGTCAGGAGCTGTCCCAAGACAGCCACCAAACTGCCATTGCTCTCATGACTACATTCTCTCAGGCTCTGCCGAATAGTCTCACTCTCCATCAGAACCCCAAACAAGTAGGCTGCACTGCTGCATAGcctgtataaatatacacatacatatatttaaaaaaaaaaaaaacattgaaatatCATTCAATTTTGCCACAGCAGTGTGATTCTTAAAACATCAACAATCCTAGCCAAGTGGAACAATCCACCACACTTTTTACTaatcaaacaatcaaacacTGCAACTATTCAACTGTGGAACCATGATGTTCTGTGGGCCCCTTGGTCCATCCTGACTCTTACATGCAAACTGTAGCAGAGCCACCATGCATAGTGATAGCCCTGGCCATAGTTCAGCTGCTAGCCCATGCTACcatggagacacacatacatgctcccAACTGAATGGCTTTACAGTGTAAACACATCCTCCTGGTCTGTCTCCCTGTACTAAAATTAACTTACCTTTTTCAATCAATATAAGTATCTATCTCTACCATTACTATTGACTGGGGTGAAAAAAGACTCCTTTATGCAATTAGACTCCATTAAGGGAGAAAAATAAAATGCTTGTTTTAAAATATGTGTTAATGCACTCTGGCTCTCAAATCAATTATGTTTGGTCTCAGAGACATTACAATATACTGGCCTAATGCGTTTTGGAACCATAATGTAACAATTTCATCCATCTGCTCTCTTTGTTTAAAACCTTATGCAACAGGTTTACTCATAAATGTCACCTAATTGAATGCCCTCCCACACAACAGTTGTTGGTGGGCTTGTCCACCGCAGACGTGGTATTGTTCCTGCAGTAACCTAATTACAAGATATCAtacagacaaaataaaatgttataAGTATTTTTCAAAGTCACATTTTTCACTGATACCCACCAGTGATCCGCTGAGCACAGAATCTGTGTAAGCGCACCAATACAATCCTTTTTCCTCTCTGCCTGAAGAACACTCTCCACCAGACACCGCTTATTCTCCTGAGCCAAGAGGGTCAAAACTTCCACTGCAATCCGCACATGTGTGGGCTCAGAACACAAGAGATAGTCCAACACATTGTTTTTGCCACAAGGCGCAAGGCTGCAGGCCATGGACGTGTTTTGAAACGGAGTTTACgcactgcaaacaaacacaatgttcTCACTGCAGTAAATGTAGCATACTACAAGAAAGATTATAAAATCGACATCAAGGAAAATAacttaaaatgaatgttgaaCTGTTACCGGATAAATGCATGTCCTGCTTAATTCATATGAAGAGGTGAGCGCAATGTTTCATATCAGGAGAAATCCGGGAAATCCCATTCGAAGGCAACATCGTTTGTAGGCTACCATGCGGTGGAACCAAATTTGATAGCAACACAAACTGATGAGCTATAGACATGTCTAGGCATTTAACTTATTCGTCGCATCCAGCATCAATGGCTACATGCATGTGCAAATGAAGGCGCTGCTACTGGCCACCACAACCACGAGCGGTGAGAGAAGAGACCAGCCCGTCGTCTCTATGGTGATGCATGGGTAAAGGTTAATCATTCAATTTAAGTAGCTAAATATTAAACTGTCGGTCAGGATTATTACGCTCCAGTTGGCGTTCTGCGCAAAGAAATGACACCATTTTTCCTTtgtttaattcattttattAATTTACAGTGATGAGAGATGGTCAGTTATTACCACCTTTATGCCCATTCACATATTCTTTACTCTATGTATTCTTGTACTGTAATAttcttagaaaaaaaatatttcccagACAGCCCTCACTCTGACATCTCTCCCCCTAAACACAGATAAGTGTGAGAATACTCAGTGCACAGTGCTTCACCCCATCCAGATAAATAAGAAGTAAAAATCATAAGCAAAACAAGAACAAATGAAACAACTTGTCACATGTATCTCTGCTGCTAACACGCTTAGGTGTGGGAGTTTGTCAGGGCTGGACCTTGATCGACCTTCGGCGTTTACGGAAGACACGCTTCGGGCATGTGTGCAAGTCCTTTACACAAACAAGTGGGGATCTGTGAAGtgaaatttattattattaggatAAGTTACCGTAAGTTGATGAcgttaaaaaaaagtgtgttggGGGTATGgacagacaaataaaacaaaactggaATCCAAATAAGTTCCTTTCTCGTATTAAAAAAGAAaggacaaagcaaaaaaaaagaagagcacAAATCCATTTCTGAGTCAACTTAGGTATGTGGATTTTTCAAGTTTTTCCCAGGACATCCCTCAAATGCGAGACTGGGAGACAAGTGGATGAGGACAATCAGTTGAAACGGTCAACTGGACACTGCGGCAGCATACGCAGAATAAATGCATCTGGATTTCATGATGGAGGGGACTAAACATCTTGACAAGTGAGCAAACCCAAAAgacaacaccccccaccccccaaaaaaaacatattaaaaaagaaaagaaaaaaagaaagaaaaataaaatacaaaaaaacaaaagacaccCTCCATTTACAATAACCACTTCATACATGTCCTTCAGTCAACAAGGGCATctcgtacacatgcacacacacatacacacatatatacatttacacacacacacacactatctttctcacacacacacagactatctctctctctcacacacacacacacacacacacacacacacacacacagactctatctctctctctcacacacacacacaatactggtAGTGTGAAGGGCCAGATGCGAGCATGGGCGCTCCTGGCAGGTGTATGACTGGGAGGTGATTAATGCGAGTTATGTGCGCCTGCAGTCCAACAAGGAGAAGGGGGTGGTACAGTGAAGAGGTCCGTGATCCGTAGCATCGGAGTTACAGCAGATAGAGTCCCTCAAAGCCAGCGCGGAGCTGACGTGaagcaggggtgggggtgggggtgggggtgggggtgggggggtcagtgGGTGGAGCCGAGGCAGGCGAGCGAGAAGAGAGGGGTAAGGGGAAAACGgatgagaggagtgagagttcACGTTGACCGTCGACACTTAAAATTGCAGTCCCGTCGAAGAAAAGAGTTCAGTGTGACTTCTCTctttagatattttttttttttctcttcgtcTTCTTTTCCTTCATAcccaaaaacacacatccaTAGCAGCAGGTAGAGCTTTGAGGTTGCCCTTTTGAAAAGGAAAAATGTCACCAAAAAAaatttcaaataataataaaaaaaaatgattttccCGTGTTCCCCTAATGGCTATGCAAGCCACAGGTATTTGACAGTTCAGGGAAGtatactttttcttttttttccttttttcttttttttttactcagccCATGCTACCTACCAACTTCACCCACCTCCCGGTCAACTTTGTCCATCAGCAGAAATCCCACCCCCTCCTCAATTCATCAATTCATCATAGATCTCATCCCCCACCCTCCCAAAAGAAATAtccccttctcccctccttTTCCAATCCCCCAGCTTGGACTGTGGGTTGGGCCGAACGGATCACCGCTCCGGTTCTGACTCCAGGGCCAGGACCCGCTTGCGTTCGCGGCACTGTTTCTTGTGGGCTGGCCAGTCTCTCTGCTGGCATTGGGAACCACAGTAGCGTGCCACCTGGCAGCGCCCGCAGATGTTGAACTCCctcagctgggggggggggggcaagagagaaggggagaaagtTTGAGATTTTCACCAagaacaatcatttaagcattCAATTGTTACAATACAGCTGGATGACCCTCTAAGG includes:
- the LOC134101260 gene encoding uncharacterized protein LOC134101260, which translates into the protein MESETIRQSLRECSHESNGSLVAVLGQLLTKDDPDIVMNSAGAIASLVESSEGRQWLLAQPEVLGQVLESLSHLLGHAREGMVNSAALILAQLSLCEEACRSLLSQPSATRTLGRLAQCLAHSDTDTAMNAAFAVGRLCGSEQGRTLILAQAREHQLLSSLQALLCSGAGPEAGQTACFALSCLATEEDGHALVLDSPSFPALLDGLLQLLQRPEHDSAWFAALTAKVLVSRPLGVLRVREHGLLEKHLQALSLSPSSGPELQEEVNACLRKLQRLPKPVPVTVCLLQQGGCRVSWEKCTPESGLEVTYCLQDKDTVLYHGPLCNTTIPPSTLLRADRPTLSLRLSHSTSDGDVSPLSEPVVAESDRARLRPGPPRELRVIGCTASQVRLSWVAPEGEQRLKGYHVYRGDTLVDTTTEPGVIVSGLSPSTQYRLRVCALGPGDATGPFAEVAACTADAQDHAPSALTVVVLGRHELQVSWGAPLAPLGRLFNYELRMNGGVAYLGTERVHTARRLAANTAYTCTVTAITSRGRCECQPVTKRTARDEYQHTQRCLYSPSHQTAGPSPPAREVSTVREKVKKSHSPPKHLPKVQLTGYRHRRATPIRDRHRHSPSAEQGQASGSTQKASQTTQGLVSGFDVRALLERGEMGTEVEQCPLMVPLRCPLSRRSKTEINLWAQPSLMDGGALITAKISPGTVGVCRTILCNFLLFNI